One genomic window of Metopolophium dirhodum isolate CAU chromosome 4, ASM1992520v1, whole genome shotgun sequence includes the following:
- the LOC132942458 gene encoding CXXC-type zinc finger protein 1-like, producing MPRLSKEEIAKQFMLPERKSKIATLLKQDGQAYCICRSSDSSRFMIGCDACEDWYHGDCIGITRKQSKLIKHYFCDKCKSEDASLKTIFKTSLSRNDFKEKNDHYIGSKRDSREKYRPKHRSCGHCENCKRVENCGLCLGCSEMRRFGGSDLCENKTCLNINKQENRPLSKSTKRKRKDSSSDGDHVSLPLLNRDHCYGPGCTQIARFNSKYCSDKCGMSLANARIFHVLPPRLQEWALSPCVAEETNKKNLEVVRKEQLEVRDILKELDKRHKELDKLLEKAKLLSVDVNQEVQDIDEEMSMHCVTCGHEIHTRTAVKHMEKCFNKYESQSSFGSIYKTRIDGNNMFCDFYNSSQGTYCKRLRVLCPEHFKDSTVISDTEVCGCPLVSNVFNLTGEFCRVPKKTCIKHYCWDKLRRAEIDMERVRQWLKLDELVEKERQIRYRMSSRAGVLALMLHSTYDHELMERLTAEAKNSQHQRENNSCVSSKSTNVSDE from the exons ATGCCTCGTCTATCT AAAGAAGAAATTGCCAAGCAATTTATGCTTCCAGAGCGTAAATCTAAAATTGCAACTTTACTTAAACAAGATGGACAAGCATATTGTATTTGTCGATCATCAGACAGTTCTAGATTTATGAT tggaTGTGATGCATGTGAAGATTGGTATCATGGTGATTGTATTGGAATAACGAGAAAACAGTCTAAACTCATCAAGCATTATTTTTGTGAT aaatgtaaATCAGAAGATGCTTCgttgaaaacaatattcaaaACTTCATTAAGTCGTAatgattttaaagaaaaaaatgatcaTTATATTGGGAGCAAACGAG ATAGTCGTGAAAAATATCGACCTAAACATAGATCTTGCGGTCATTGTGAAAATTGTAAACGAGTTGAAAATTGTGGTTTATGTTTGGGATGTTCTGAAATGCGAAGATTTGGTGGCTCAGATTTATGTGAAAACAAAACATGTTTAAATATCAACAAACAA GAAAATAGGCCATTATCCAAGTCTACTAAGAGAAAACGCAAGGATTCCAGTTCTGATGGTGATCATGTTAGTTTACCATTGTTAAACCGTGATCATTGCTATGGTCCTGGATGTACTCAAATAGCAAGGTTTAATTCCAAGTATTGTTCAGACAAATGTGGTATGAGTTTAGCTAATGCTAGAATTTTTCAT gtactaCCTCCAAGACTTCAAGAATGGGCTTTATCACCATGTGTTGCagaagaaacaaataaaaaaaacctagaaGTAGTTAGAAAAGAACAACTAGAAGTTAGAGATATATTGAAAGAATTGGATAAGAGacataaa gaGCTCGATAAGTTATTAGAAAAAGCAAAATTGTTGTCTGTTGATGTGAATCAAGAAGTGCAAGATATCGATGAAGAAATGAGTATGCACTGTGTTACATGTGGACATGAAATACATACAAGAACTGCTGTGAAGCATatggaaaaatgttttaataag tatgagAGTCAGTCATCATTTGGTTCGATTTATAAAACTAGAATTGATGGCAACAATAtgttttgtgatttttataattcttCACAAGGTACTTATTGTAAAAGATTGAGAGTTTTATGCCCAGAGCATTTTAAAGATTCAACTGTCATTAGCGATACTGAG GTATGTGGCTGTCCGCTTGTTTcaaatgttttcaatttaaCTGGAGAATTTTGTCGTGTGCCTAAGAAAACATGCATCAAACACTACTGCTGGGATAAATTAAGGAGAGCTGAAATTGATATGGAAAGAGTTCGCCAG tGGTTGAAATTAGACGAGTTGGTTGAAAAGGAACGACAGATACGTTATAGAATGTCTTCAAGAGCGGGAGTCTTAGCATTAATGCTACACTCTACTTATGACCATGAATTGATGGAACGTTTAACAGCGGAAGCTAAAAATTCTCAACATCAACGGGAAAACAATTCTTGCGTTTCTTCAAAATCAACAAACGTATCTGATGAATAG
- the LOC132942939 gene encoding UDP-sugar transporter UST74c-like isoform X1, whose protein sequence is MQQQLPRNSNFAKVGTALLYAAASTLITIVNKSVLTGYGFPSYRFLAACQMLVTATMLYSAKLLGRVTFPDIDGRTFVDVFPMPLIHLGNAVLGLAGTKELSLPTFTVLRRLAIPMTMSGEYYFLGVVADPLVKLSVAMMVAGAAIVAVGDDIELNINRYAFVLFNDLLTAANGVFTKRKLNANRQMGKLGLMYYSSLFMIPPLLIYLYFSNDLDDVYRFKYWSHPPFLIQMFVSSIMGFVLNYSTMLCIQYNSALTTTIIGCLKNIFVTYAGMFVGGDYVYTLYNFIGIHISIIGSLFYTYVTLSRTHV, encoded by the exons atgcaGCAGCAGCTGCCGAGGAACTCGAACTTCGCCAAAGTCGGCACAGCGTTGCTGTACGCGGCCGCATCGACGTTGATCACGATCGTTAATAAGTCCGTGTTGACCGGTTACGGGTTCCCATCATACAGGTTTCTGGCCGCGTGCCAGATGCTTGTCACGGCCACCATGCTGTACTCGGCCAAGCTGCTGGGACGGGTGACGTTCCCGGACATCGACGGGCGCACGTTCGTCGACGTGTTTCCGATGCCACTGATCCATCTGGGCAACGCGGTACTGGGCCTGGCCGGCACCAAAGAGCTCAGCTTGCCCACGTTTACCGTGCTTAGGCGTCTGGCCATACCGATGACCATGTCGGGCGAATACTACTTTCTGGGCGTCGTGGCCGATCCGCTCGTCAAACTGTCCGTGGCCATGATGGTGGCCGGCGCCGCGATAGTTGCGGTCGGCGATGACATCGAGTTGAACATAAACAGGTACGCATTTGTGTTGTTCAACGATCTGCTGACGGCCGCCAACGGCGTGTTCACCAAGAGAAAACTGAACGCCAATAGGCAAATGGGCAAGCTCGGGCTTATGTACTATTCGTCCCTGTTCATGATTCCGCCCCTTCTGATATACTTGTATTTTTCGAACGATCTAGACGACGTGTACAG ATTCAAGTATTGGTCGCATCCGCcgtttttaattcaaatgttCGTTTCATCTATAATGGGTTTCGTGTTAAATTACAGTACAATGCTGTGTATTCAATACAATTCAGCCCTAACGACGACAATAATCGgatgtcttaaaaatatatttgtcacTTATGCAGGCATGTTTGTTGGTGGTGATTATGTGTACACGCtctataattttattggtattcATATCAGTATTATTGGTAGTCTATTTTACACCTATGTGACATTGTCACGTACTCACGTTTAG
- the LOC132942939 gene encoding UDP-sugar transporter sqv-7-like isoform X2: MQQQLPRNSNFAKVGTALLYAAASTLITIVNKSVLTGYGFPSYRFLAACQMLVTATMLYSAKLLGRVTFPDIDGRTFVDVFPMPLIHLGNAVLGLAGTKELSLPTFTVLRRLAIPMTMSGEYYFLGVVADPLVKLSVAMMVAGAAIVAVGDDIELNINRFKYWSHPPFLIQMFVSSIMGFVLNYSTMLCIQYNSALTTTIIGCLKNIFVTYAGMFVGGDYVYTLYNFIGIHISIIGSLFYTYVTLSRTHV, from the exons atgcaGCAGCAGCTGCCGAGGAACTCGAACTTCGCCAAAGTCGGCACAGCGTTGCTGTACGCGGCCGCATCGACGTTGATCACGATCGTTAATAAGTCCGTGTTGACCGGTTACGGGTTCCCATCATACAGGTTTCTGGCCGCGTGCCAGATGCTTGTCACGGCCACCATGCTGTACTCGGCCAAGCTGCTGGGACGGGTGACGTTCCCGGACATCGACGGGCGCACGTTCGTCGACGTGTTTCCGATGCCACTGATCCATCTGGGCAACGCGGTACTGGGCCTGGCCGGCACCAAAGAGCTCAGCTTGCCCACGTTTACCGTGCTTAGGCGTCTGGCCATACCGATGACCATGTCGGGCGAATACTACTTTCTGGGCGTCGTGGCCGATCCGCTCGTCAAACTGTCCGTGGCCATGATGGTGGCCGGCGCCGCGATAGTTGCGGTCGGCGATGACATCGAGTTGAACATAAACAG ATTCAAGTATTGGTCGCATCCGCcgtttttaattcaaatgttCGTTTCATCTATAATGGGTTTCGTGTTAAATTACAGTACAATGCTGTGTATTCAATACAATTCAGCCCTAACGACGACAATAATCGgatgtcttaaaaatatatttgtcacTTATGCAGGCATGTTTGTTGGTGGTGATTATGTGTACACGCtctataattttattggtattcATATCAGTATTATTGGTAGTCTATTTTACACCTATGTGACATTGTCACGTACTCACGTTTAG